One Spinacia oleracea cultivar Varoflay chromosome 4, BTI_SOV_V1, whole genome shotgun sequence DNA segment encodes these proteins:
- the LOC130471968 gene encoding uncharacterized protein, which yields MDRVLSWNVRGINSNRKQDEVRRFIQQFDIGLVGLLEHKVKGTNLGKLYQRVFTNWCFTGNVSFHKGGRIVVAWKPSSFTVSILAVTAQFIHCHVIPMSGKDGFYCTFVYAFNESRQRLELWRDLKSLNTQEPWIMCGDFNYVMTSEERIGAPVRQAEIANINECMQDCCMEDVKCVGNMFTWNNKQQGSARVFSKLDRVLANPAWQNVYKDAEVCFMSEGEFDHSPGLLIVYPRVASGRKPFRYFTMWKTAPTFNSIIQDVWSEQIVGSKMYVLVSKLKKIKSDLKELNKTGFTDIQAADIKAHQVLMEARKVMHSNPTDLELADLELQAIKEYKKHHQVYMDFLKQKAKLDWIKAGDENTALFHQSIKSRIVQNQVYNIHDMHGKWQDTTDTVSGAFLDTI from the coding sequence ATGGATAGAGTGCTTAGTTGGAATGTAAGGGGCATCAACTCAAATAGAAAACAGGATGAAGTGAGAAGGTTCATTCAGCAATTTGATATTGGGTTGGTTGGGCTCCTTGAACACAAGGTGAAGGGTACCAATCTTGGTAAACTTTATCAAAGAGTGTTTACAAACTGGTGTTTTACTGGGAATGTTAGTTTCCATAAAGGTGGCAGGATTGTAGTTGCTTGGAAACCAAGCAGTTTTACTGTGAGTATACTAGCTGTTACAGCTCAATTCATTCATTGCCATGTCATCCCTATGAGTGGTAAAGATGGATTTTACTGTACTTTTGTGTATGCTTTCAATGAGAGTAGGCAGAGATTGGAGTTATGGAGAGATTTAAAGAGTTTGAACACACAGGAACCTTGGATCATGTGTGGTGATTTCAACTATGTCATGACTAGTGAGGAAAGAATTGGTGCTCCTGTGAGGCAAGCTGAAATTGCTAATATTAATGAGTGTATGCAGGATTGTTGTATGGAAGATGTGAAGTGTGTGGGGAATATGTTCACCTGGAATAATAAACAGCAGGGTAGTGCTAGAGTATTCTCTAAGCTGGATAGGGTGTTGGCTAATCCAGCTTGGCAGAATGTTTATAAAGATGCAGAGGTGTGTTTTATGAGTGAAGGTGAGTTTGATCACTCCCCTGGACTTCTCATTGTGTATCCAAGGGTTGCAAGTGGAAGGAAGCCATTCAGATACTTCACAATGTGGAAAACAGCTCCAACTTTTAATAGCATCATTCAAGATGTATGGAGTGAACAGATTGTTGGAAGCAAGATGTATGTGCTAGTCTCTAAATTAAAGAAGATTAAATCTGATTTGAAGGAACTCAATAAAACTGGTTTCACTGATATCCAAGCTGCTGATATTAAAGCTCATCAAGTATTGATGGAGGCTCGGAAAGTTATGCACTCTAATCCTACTGATTTAGAGTTAGCTGATCTGGAATTACAAGCAATTAAGGAGTATAAAAAGCATCATCAGGTGTACATGGATTTCTTAAAACAAAAAGCCAAGCTAGATTGGATTAAAGCTGGAGATGAAAACACTGCATTATTTCATCAGAGTATCAAGTCCAGAATTGTGCAGAATCAGGTTTACAACATTCATGATATGCATGGGAAATGGCAAGATACAACTGATACAGTTTCTGGTGCTTTCTTGGATACTATATGA
- the LOC130471966 gene encoding uncharacterized protein: MVAIWLLCHYNDRNFDVRVQDTDETNYMDLVDDLFDDSIKQDVLIPDLFRLFYVNPSTNKRVELLNDVGLMGMWGLFKRTDTVEIWIEKANEKETSIQFRTAVKKRKDRKERKAAELRRKAEEFEREREEERRRLEREAEIQRDLEEQLANTVAVEVPVYDVEDLSVEYVRVYSSQHADCLSPGGSQPPNTQKEPSPPPREPSPPPNVPSPPREPSPPPNNPSPPPRSPSPPPNNPSPPPTSPQTQPQQQQQQTEHQQQQQTEHQQQQQTEQQQHQPTEQQQQHQTEHQPDQTPPPNRAELNKGRGFRISRSHAKKTGEFVPKKRGGRHAGSRVRKPTAYNVEEEEQWDDESDDENFEESESDSETGFNSGDFIDEEIEEDEEQDVLKEVISERSFEVI, encoded by the coding sequence ATGGTCGCAATTTGGTTGTTATGTCATTATAATGATCGGAATTTTGATGTGAGGGTACAAGATACTGATGAAACGAACTACATGGATTTGGTTGATGACTTGTTTGATGATTCTATTAAGCAAGATGTTCTGATTCCCGAtttatttagattgttttatgtTAATCCTAGTACGAATAAAAGAGTAGAATTGTTGAATGATGTTGGTTTGATGGGCATGTGGGGTTTATTTAAGCGCACAGATACTGTGGAAATATGGATAGAGAAGGCAAATGAGAAGGAAACTTCAATCCAATTTAGGACTGCAGTTAAGAAAAGGAAGGATAGGAAGGAAAGGAAGGCTGCAGAACTTAGAAGGAAAGCTGAGGAGTTTGAGAGGGAGAGGGAAGAGGAAAGGAGAAGGTTAGAAAGGGAGGCTGAGATTCAAAGGGATTTGGAGGAGCAATTGGCAAACACAGTGGCAGTTGAGGTGCCTGTGTATGATGTTGAGGATTTAAGCGTAGAGTACGTACGTGTTTACAGCTCACAACATGCTGACTGCCTTTCCCCGGGAGGTTCCCAACCACCAAATACACAAAAAGAGCCTTCACCACCACCAAGAGAgccctcaccaccaccaaatgTTCCATCACCACCAAGAGAgccctcaccaccaccaaataatccatcaccaccaccaagaagtccctcaccaccaccaaataatccatcaccaccaccaaccTCACCACAGACACaaccacagcaacaacaacaacagacagaacatcagcaacaacaacaaacagaacatcaacaacaacaacaaacagaaCAACAGCAACACCAACCCACagaacagcagcaacaacatcaaacaGAACACCAGCCAGATCAGACACCCCCTCCTAACAGGGCTGAGTTAAACAAAGGGAGGGGTTTCAGAATTTCCAGAAGTCATGCTAAGAAGACGGGTGAGTTTGTTCCTAAGAAGAGGGGGGGAAGGCATGCTGGTTCAAGGGTGAGGAAACCCACTGCATACAATGTGGAGGAAGAGGAGCAATGGGAtgatgagagtgatgatgaaAATTTTGAGGAGAGTGAGAGTGATAGTGAAACTGGTTTCAACTCCGGCGATTTCATTGACGAAGaaattgaagaagatgaagaacaaGATGTTCTTAAGGAGGTAATTTCTGAGAGAAGTTTTGAGGTCATTTAG
- the LOC110792351 gene encoding uncharacterized protein, translating to MCLVESCNWRIHACVLLDGVSWAIKTLVSEHKSCGRLEENPMVTSQWLCTKLLPDIEANPEIPIKTLQRKALGIYRVQVKQRLMYKVRSLGRQQIYGGFDESYALLPSYAEMIKSTNPGSYALVTWTADSGNVTPRFKACFFSFAAQVRGFLRGCRPIIGIDGAHLSGYYKGILLTAVAIDGNNEIFPLAYSIVSTESMDTWSYFFRSLKALFVQHGCQRDDWTFISDRMRGVESSLYDVFPKAVRRVCAQHLYTNCRQAGYSGTAFHDLFWVAADAYNPYVFNKAMEKIGKLIPEAVGYLDKVPEQWSRHKFDVGVTCDHNTTNFVESFNACTKPFRDLPVLSLLEEIRSWCMTKIGARFDKAVDIGPDQLTPYATKELEERSADSRFCYATNAGGGEFEVLDGHVKFPIRLAARVCGCGKWQGCGIPCKHAIRVIYHQRLNPTDFVSPYFKGAAYKLTYSEHIHPMPDSTQWPTFELPRILPPLMRRAAGRPAKQRRRGAHEKKRGKRNTTVKCGKCKQIGHNSRTCKGGSTAKQRKESAAAAAGSAGASTSGARKRKAPTSNASSSKKSKAA from the exons ATGTGTCTGGTTGAGTCATGTAATTGGAGGATCCATGCCTGTGTGTTGTTGGATGGGGTCAGTTGGGCCATTAAAACTCTTGTCAGTGAGCACAAGTCTTGTGGGAGACTTGAGGAGAATCCCATGGTGACATCTCAGTGGCTATGCACCAAACTACTTCCTGACATTGAAGCAAATCCAGAAATCCCAATTAAGACACTTCAAAGAAAGGCATTGGGGATTTATAGGGTACAAGTGAAACAGAGGTTGATGTACAAGGTGAGAAGCCTCGGGAGGCAGCAAATTTATGGAGGTTTTGATGAGTCATATGCCCTTTTACCATCCTATGCTGAAATGATCAAATCTACCAATCCTGGGAGTTATGCCTTGGTCACTTGGACTGCAGATTCTGGTAACGTGACACCCCGTTTCAAGGCTTGCTTTTTCTCCTTTGCTGCACAAGTTAGGGGTTTCTTAAGAGGTTGTAGGCCTATCATAGGCATTGATGGTGCACATTTGAGTGGATACTATAAGGGAATTCTCCTCACTGCAGTTGCTATCGATGggaataatgagatttttcCATTAGCCTATAGCATTGTGAGTACGGAGAGTATGGACACATGGTCCTATTTTTTCAGAAGTTTGAAGGCTTTGTTTGTTCAACATGGGTGCCAGAGGGATGACTGGACTTTTATTAGTGACAGAATGAGG GGAGTAGAATCTTCTTTGTATGATGTTTTCCCCAAAGCAGTCAGGAGGGTCTGTGCTCAGCATCTGTATACCAACTGCAGACAAGCTGGATACAGTGGCACAGCCTTCCATGACTTGTTCTGGGTTGCTGCTGATGCATACAATCCATATGTCTTCAACAAAGCCATGGAAAAGATTGGCAAACTCATCCCAGAAGCAGTGGGATATCTTGACAAAGTGCCTGAACAGTGGTCCAGACACAAGTTTGATGTTGGGGTCACTTGTGATCACAACACCACCAACTTTGTGGAATCCTTCAACGCGTGTACCAAACCCTTTAGGGATCTTCCTGTTTTGTCACTTCTTGAAG AAATAAGGTCTTGGTGCATGACGAAGATCGGGGCCAGATTTGATAAAGCTGTTGACATTGGACCCGATCAATTGACGCCATATGCTACTAAGGAGCTTGAAGAGAGGAGTGCTGACTCGAGGTTCTGTTATGCAACTAATGCTGGGGGGGGTGAATTTGAGGTTTTAGATGGTCATGTGAAGTTCCCTATTAGGCTTGCTGCTAGAGTTTGTGGTTGTGGGAAATGGCAAGGGTGTGGTATACCTTGCAAGCATGCTATTAGGGTAATATACCATCAAAGACTCAATCCTACAGATTTTGTTTCTCCTTACTTCAAAGGGGCAGCCTATAAGCTCACATACTCAGAGCATATTCACCCCATGCCTGACTCAACACAGTGGCCTACATTTGAGCTACCTAGGATTCTTCCCCCACTAATGAGAAGGGCAGCTGGCAGACCAGCCAAGCAGAGAAGAAGAGGTGCTCATGAGAAGAAGAGGGGGAAAAGAAACACCACTGTCAAGTGTGGGAAATGCAAGCAAATTGGGCATAACTCAAGAACCTGTAAAGGAGGTTCCACTGCAAAACAGAGGAAAGAATCTGCTGCAGCTGCTGCTGGTTCTGCTGGTGCATCAACATCTGGTGCTAGGAAGAGGAAGGCTCCAACATCTAATGCATCGAGCAGCAAGAAGTCCAAAGCTGCATAA